The genome window TCACAGCGATTTTTAAGAGACGTTCAGATTCTGTATCCTTTTGGTCCTCGACAGGTACGAATACCAGTAGAACAAATTGATGGTGACGAAGAGCAGGGGAAAGACCACCCTGGAGGCGCGGTCGATCTTCGAGACCGAGTTGAACCTGGGCGTCCTTTTCTTCTTCCTGTGGCGGCGGCGTTGACAAGGTGACCGCTCGGAAGACTTGACCGGACTCGGCTGGAAGCTCTTCTCCTCCTGGGAGCGACTGATGCAGGAGAGGTTGCTCCACGGCTGCGACGAGCGACGCATCGAGGCCACCGGGATGGAACACGCCGACAGCGGAATCACTTCGACGAAATGGGGGTCGCCCCCGTTGGAGCTGTCGAAATTCGAGCCTTTGCAAACGGGGGAACCCGACACCTAGGCGGAGAGAAAGGGTGAAGACGGATGTGTGGCTGAGGCTCGAGCCCCGAATATCGATCACGACTCAACCAGCGACAGATTTAATTTGTGCCTCGCGAGGGCTTCCCCTGATCACCGAAAACCGACTCGAGCACAGAACAGTGTGGGGCAGCTTACGTGTGCGGGGGCGTTTTCCTTGGTTTCAATCCAATCGTCGTCGTCGCTGCTGGAATCGGAACTGAAATCCGAGCTGAAGTAGCACTCGCCGGAACCGTACTTCGTGAAGTAGTGGACCACAGCGAACTGCAATAATTGCCGTTGTTTGGTAGAAACGTGTTCGTCGCGTTAATCCGTGGTTTCGGGTTAGGCACGCTTTACCTGAATGATGGTGGCGAATATGAAGGCGAACGAGAGGAAGACGAAGAAGTCGAGCGCCGTCGGGTACGGGACCTTGGGCAGGTCGGTCCTGGCCTCCAGCCCGAGGAACGTCATCGTCAAGACGGTGGTGATGCCTTTGGAAAAATTGTgctggtttaatttttttagagagAGGAATCGATAGTTACCCAGGGAGACCCTGTCCGCCGTGGCCTCGCGGTTCAGCCAGAAGGAGACCCACGAGAGGACGACGAGGAGCACGCAGGGCCCGTACACCTGGATGAGAAAGTTCCCCATGTGTCGTTGCAAGTGGAAACTGACAAGAAGCATTGAATATTCAGCTGAAATGCCACCATCAACACGAATATAATGAATTATGTAATCGTCGTGGCTCAACTAAAAACCAACGAATTATTCATGCGGCCGAAAACTGAGACCCGCCGAAAGGGATCAAAACTCTCGCGCCCAAAAATACCCCCAAAAAGGACTCTGTTTGTGTTACACCGGAGCCGTCTCATCATCCGATCAAATTAGCTTAGGCCCGGCGCAAACTACGACTAAGAAGATGATCCTATTAA of Tenebrio molitor chromosome 6, icTenMoli1.1, whole genome shotgun sequence contains these proteins:
- the Grd gene encoding gamma-aminobutyric acid receptor alpha-like isoform X1, which translates into the protein MKRFQLWLTVSLLTKFETSSGVSLKQFSRTPQMNNHQNISTLLDNLLRGYDNSVRPDFGGPPAVVEVDIMVRSMGPISEVDMTYSMDCYFRQSWVDRRLAFPGDTNDTLALSISMLARIWKPDTYFYNGKQSYLHTITTPNKFVRLYQDGRVLYSSRLTIKAGCPMNLEDFPMDIQRCPLKFGSFGYTAQDVLYRWNKARQVAIADDMKLSQFDLIATPAANHTDTIVNSDTKSGVRIVGTFDITEYSMLLVSFHLQRHMGNFLIQVYGPCVLLVVLSWVSFWLNREATADRVSLGITTVLTMTFLGLEARTDLPKVPYPTALDFFVFLSFAFIFATIIQFAVVHYFTKYGSGECYFSSDFSSDSSSDDDDWIETKENAPAHVSGSPVCKGSNFDSSNGGDPHFVEVIPLSACSIPVASMRRSSQPWSNLSCISRSQEEKSFQPSPVKSSERSPCQRRRHRKKKRTPRFNSVSKIDRASRVVFPLLFVTINLFYWYSYLSRTKRIQNLNVS
- the Grd gene encoding gamma-aminobutyric acid receptor alpha-like isoform X2, whose amino-acid sequence is MKRFQLWLTVSLLTKFETSSGVSLKQFSRTPQMNNHQNISTLLDNLLRGYDNSVRPDFGGPPAVVEVDIMVRSMGPISEVDMTYSMDCYFRQSWVDRRLAFPGDTNDTLALSISMLARIWKPDTYFYNGKQSYLHTITTPNKFVRLYQDGRVLYSSRLTIKAGCPMNLEDFPMDIQRCPLKFGSSEYSMLLVSFHLQRHMGNFLIQVYGPCVLLVVLSWVSFWLNREATADRVSLGITTVLTMTFLGLEARTDLPKVPYPTALDFFVFLSFAFIFATIIQFAVVHYFTKYGSGECYFSSDFSSDSSSDDDDWIETKENAPAHVSGSPVCKGSNFDSSNGGDPHFVEVIPLSACSIPVASMRRSSQPWSNLSCISRSQEEKSFQPSPVKSSERSPCQRRRHRKKKRTPRFNSVSKIDRASRVVFPLLFVTINLFYWYSYLSRTKRIQNLNVS